In Aedes albopictus strain Foshan chromosome 3, AalbF5, whole genome shotgun sequence, the genomic window TAGAGATACACACagtttatataaggtccatcgattttatgtgtgatccagcgtggaaaacgagtatgtgtgtacaaataaaatttatatatcaaattcatggatttttaccaataaaaatgtgtgtacatgtataagtgatatttgtgttaataagttcattgaaaatttgaataaaaacgtgctttaaattgtttcagtatatagaaatgaatcgtagaggcaagcgtaagggccattttgacacagacaatcatggtcagtgtgcactacgtcagacttgtaagtgttaaaaaaaatgaggatgtatttcatcgaaaaaatgtgataTAATAGACAGATAATTGGgctttgcaataatgcagaatattctagtccgatccaacgaactgagaatattatcaatatgatgagcatatatagaaaatcagagttacttaaagataaaaagtcCTAATTTTTGTCGGTACATTGAATGCGAAATTTTTTTTAAAGGCTTGTTAaaatagcttcattaggtatctagagtgagaacataatatgttgaggggcttttgcaatattttggaggtacaccattaaaataaatactacagttcagaacccaaaggagcgacatcaaaggaataaatttttggttttgtaatgttaaaataggtttgattgagcacgaatcactAGGTTATGCGGgaaaatatgcatcgtagaatgtaaacctattgaacgaccaaaccgtaaaaataaactcattcagtttgaaaggtaaatggtaaataGTGAGAATTCCGTTATTATCGGAAACATGATTCCCAAAAACGTGGAcacctatttattttgttatctggagaaaattgctttgtatataataattggctactatCATTACGTTTTCGGTTTGAAGCCGAAAtgactggcggtgcgaaaattgatgtttaacctacttataaacatagcaactcgatttagattagtgctaatttAAGCTCTaaagtagcttaatgatgcgcaataccagcaaccggttcaaatttacgtcacaactgcaactttgcatgtgcttaaatgcgtgacttcgatttggtactgcgacgatgatgtatgtattaagaatttgatataattataggattacaacatgaaaaaaaaagaatgaatattaatattctattatactttcaaacagctagtgcggttgcgagttttgtgaacaatatatattaaatactagctgtcccggcaaactttgtcttgccaagctgtggtggtttgacaactggtgAGGTcctaacgtcaccgcactctagattagtttcatttcaatcgtgttgatttccttcccagctcacgaaaatcagtactttatcaatttttttacatttatagttgtttttcttaactttttggacatataaacacagccaacacgaatacgaaccgaaccgtgcaagagtcaagctgatcggttcatccgtttttaagttttgttgcctcaaaggaacttcaaactcatttttatatatatagataattcaaaaactgaatgttttcaagttttcaaattactatttagctaaaactagtattacaaatattgctttggacaagtgacgtttttcgaaatcgtgatttgatttaaaaaaagtatcaatcccttcgatatttagaaaacaaaacctgtaaagccaaacttctgaatatattctgaacaaaaaacgagttccagcgaagttcgctaaaaaacataaaatgaaatagtgtttgtatgacacttggatactttggatcgaaaacgagttgatgtatattgataatttttccactgtaacattcttgcagtgttccgacatattagttgaaaaaatgtctgaatactaatctgaatatacataccttttgtatgagattcttctatgaaaggacatgtcaaaaaaaaaatcagtgggtaGTATACAAGgtttgcatgctagctgtcattgaaaacatttaagaagaggaaagcaattcaattaattcatcagcaaaggtaatatttagcttgacattcagtattaaaaatattttgggatttgggaaaatacttgggtcaaaataatatttcattttaggtacaaccacaagtaacggccaagtaatttaccaaaatgccgagcagagatggatgaccaaatggatgactgtactactaattctgatgtgacactgaagcgagacgttcataaactgatgagactataagcgaaaacaacgtggagtgaccttgctgcggatctggagaaaaaacgagatgtggtaccttgtggtatgcacataataaattattgtattactctattacgtttagcgtgtatgtttacattgagtatctgtcatatgtggagatgttgttattgttgtctggagtgtgaatcattgtatgtaatattgaagtatcggtaataaagtgtatacaaataatgaatacagttgttgattacagagaaagattctcacaaagtcgaaatgataaataccgaaaatcattcactttttgtgcattcttgttgcTCTAATATCAAGATATGCCAATGAATGTATTGTTTTCAATAATGAATTCTGTTCATTGGTCCATAAGTGGTTAAGATCGTGATGAATAaaaatttatcgcgacttgtaacatgatccgataacgcgtgatcccatgataaagcgtgcatcagatgctttgattgcctgtgatcccatgatacaagcacggggcgagggtatcggcatcatgctactgcaagagcaaaggcaatcttggattgttcgtatcctgtatcatttatcactAGAAGTATTATCTAATACATCATCAGATATTCACGAAGATCCCGCCGCCAGTCTCTGCCTAGTGCGTGGCTGATTTGTAGGCGTTTTAGGAGAGAACGATTCTGGCGCTCCACTAAACCGTTCTCCTGCGGCCAATACGGAGTAGAGTGTCTGAGAGTGATACCTTTCATTGTACTGTATTCTTCTAACTCGGTTCCTACAAACTGTTTCGCATTGTCCAATGTGATAGTTTGTGGATAACCAAGACGACTAAAAATTCTGTCAAGCCTTTCAACCGTCTCCTTAGCTGTTATTCTTGACATTAGCTCGACTTCCTTGTAACGACTGAAGTAGTCGATTATAACTAGTAAGTAGGTTCCACACGGCAAAGGTCCAAGGAAGTCAATTGCCAACTCAATCCACGGCTTCGCAGGCATCTCTCGACGACTCATTGGCTCCGGTTTATTCGGCATGCTCACTAGTCTGCATCCTTCACATGTCCTGACTCGTTTCTCCGTATCACGGTCCATCCCCGGCCACCACACTCGGTCACGCAGTCGCCTCTTCATTACAGATTCGCCAGGGTGGCCCTCATGAGCCAGGTCCAGCATACGCGATCTCAAGCAATCCGGTGCTATCAGTTTGTTTCCTCTGACTAGCAGGTCGCCAACGAACCCTAGTTCGTTCTTAAACGGAGAGAAAGCTTTGGCCTCCTGTGCTTCCCAATTTCCAGTACGTAAACACTGCTTCACGACCTCTAATGTGGCGTCAGTATTGGACATCTCCTCGAGCTGCTGGACATCAACTGCTGCTGATTCTAGAACTGCGAGTACCATGAACTTACTCTCCGCATCAAACTCTTCCGGCTGCTGCGCTTCTACCAACCGCGATAATGGATCCGCCACATTGCCAGTACCACTACGATACTTCACCACAAATGAAAACGACTGTAGCCTGAGCACCCACCTTTCAATCCGCGAACATGGTCTAGAAGTTGGCTTAAAAATAGCTTCCAAAGGCTTATGGTCCGTTTCCAATTCAAACGTGCGTCCCAAAAGGTAGACAGAAAAGCGCTCCACCGCCCAGACCAACGCAAGGGCTTCTTTTTCTGTCTGGCAGTAGCGTTTCTCCGTCGTAGTCAGACTTTTACTTGCATACGCGATCGGTCGAGGGTCATCATCAGTAGGTCCATCAAATTGTAAAAGAACCGCCCCTAGAGCCACCGGCGAGGCATCCGCGACGACCCTTGTCCGCAGTTTGTTATCGAAAAACCGCAAGTTTTGGACATTTCCTATCAGCTGTTTAAGCCTTTCAAACGATGCCTGTTGTTCTTCGCCCCAGGTGAACCGGACTCCAGAATGGGTCAATTCTCGAAGCGGAGCAGTGATCGTGGCTAGATCAGGCAGAAATCGGCCAATATATGTTACCAAGCCCAAGAAGCTGCGGACTTCCTCCGAGGTAGCAGGTGCACGAAATTTTAGAAGAGATTCAACTTTACTGTGCGATGGTCTGATGCCATCTGGGGATATGACATGTCCCAAGAAATCTAATTCTAATACCTTGAACACACACTTACTCTGATTCAACAAAATCCCATATGCACTTAGCGTTGACAAGACCGCTTTGAGAACTTCATCGTGTTCTTGTTCCGTCCTGGCAAAAATAAGAACGTCATCTATGAAGCTAACTACATTCTTGCTGTGAGGACTAAGAATCTGCTCAAGGATTCTTTGAAATAGCTCTGGAGCACATGCTATGCCGTACATCAGACGCTTGTATCGAAATAGGCCCATGTGCGTTATAAACGTTGTTATATAGCGACTCTCACTGTCCAGTTCGACTTGATGAAAGGCCTCTTTAACATCGAGTCGGCTGAACCACTTCGCGGAAGTGAACCTGGGTAAGAAATCTTCTATTGTTGGCATAATGTGTCGTTCCCGTACTATTGCTGCGTTTGCCCTGCGCATATCAACGCACAAGCGAAGATCCCCATTGTCCTTTACAACAGTTACAAGAGGCGAAACCCAAGGACAACCACCCACGACGGGCTCAATGATATCACTGGCTAACAACGAGTTCAACTTATCTTCGATTTTTGTCATCAACGCAATAGGAGGCCTTCTAGGTTGCTGGCAGACCGGGGAAACAGATTCATTTATCGGTATTTTTACCTGAAACGGAGATGAACCAACTCATggttgaaaatctccttaatagaGTTAGTCAGTTCAATCGCTTACCTGAATACCTTTGATCTTAGGAAACGGCTGAATACCTGTAGAATTTATCGCGTTCACCCCGTGGGTACTCGGTAATCCGACGAACAAGACTCCCAGTGACGTGGCTGTGATCCTACCCAACAAACACTGCTGACCTCCTTTGACCACATAAAATGTAGCGGTCCTCTCGATGATTTCCCCGCCGTCTTCGATTGATACGGTTGTATCCAACTTCCCCAACAGAGTCAACGGTTTCGCATTTTCTCCGTATGGTAGAAACACTTCTTCGCAGTTCTTTGTTTGGTTCCATATCTTTGCTCCATTCGCTTTGATGTAACTCCATGACCGTTCGTCGACAATGTTTTTCTTGCATCCAGAATCCACGAGTACTTGTAATACTACTCCGCCTAATTTGATCCGGATCGCCTCACCGCCGTCGCTAATGCTGAACAGGAACGTTTTATCCTCCTTATCGTCCTTTGTCTCAATCTCATTAACCTGGTGTGGCTTGAACCTCTTAGCTGGCCACCGTGATTCCTGCTTCGTGAACTGTTTACGCTTCAGTGTAGGAAGTAATCGGCACTGCGCAGCAAAATGTCCGATGCGTTTGCATTTAATACACTCTTTGGATCTCGCCGGGCAAATAGAATCGTTCGCGGAATGGCCGCTCCGTCCACAGCGTGTGCATTCTTTGCTAGGCAACTGTTTGATTTTATTGACGTTCCACGACGAACTGGGAACCGAATCGCCAGAACTTGCCCCCGGAAGACTGATGGATTGTGCTTGCGATTTGACCGACTCGTACGAGCTGACAATATTGGTGACGTCATCCAACTTCGAAACAGTCTTTTGAAGCAGCTGTTCCTTGAGATCACTCGGAGCGTATAGGATTATTTTGTCAACTACACTGATGGCACGACTTTCTTCTGCATTGTTACCGAAGTTACACTTGGCAGCTTGGTCTTGACATCGGAGCATGAACTTTCCTAATGATTCGTCCACTTCCGGCTTAAGAGTCCAAAAAATGTTCCGCTCAAACGTCTCATGTTGTTTGGGCGAAAAATAATCATCAAGTTTGCTGATTGCGACAGCAAACGGATCGATCGTTTTCTCTTCGTCCTCCTGGACATCTGCACCGGGAATAGAAACAAACACCTCCTGTAGATCTAATCCAGCTTTCGCCAGAAAGATGTTTTTGATTCGTGTGCGATCAGTTTCTCccgtagggggctgtccattaattacgtaagggtttattggGGGAGGGAGGGttagagaaatcttacgcgccatacaaaaatatttgggttctcatacaaaaaatcttacaagggggggtgggggtgtcgaaaaatcgtaaaatttcccttacgtaattaatggacagcccctagcagCGATGATATAATCAAGATTCCTTTTATACTTGATCCACTCGTTCCGAACGGTGTTGCGGGGAAGCGATTTGAACTTAAATTGGGGAATATCCCACTTCTCCATTTTCGTTTTCTAAAACAAATAAAATCACCATTTAGATACAATCTGCAGTACTTGTTGACTGCTTCCTGTACATACCTTCTCGAATATTGCCCTCTGGCAGTTTGTTTTTGTTGACCTCTGTCTTCTATTTCGACCAATTATCACTGCATTGAAGCAGTCGCTACTCGTCGCCAGCCTATCGAATGTTTATTCCACGCTCTGCAATCAGTAACGTGTCCGCCTCTGCGGCCTTTTGTGTACGTTCCCCtttgcgatgttttttttttgtgtttgccTCTGCGATTTTCTCTCtctgtttatgttttgtttttctcCGTTCATTGACTGCCTCGATCAACAGTCCACGGTACTGCGACGGCTATCTTTCTGCGACTAAGCAAGGAAAAATTTATCAAATACTTAACCTCACAAATAAGGTGGCTTCTTTAAAGCCACTGAAAATTTAAGTTTAAAACCAtaaaaatacatttgtttcttTACCTGCCGCAactcctcgtcgccaatgtgatacTCCGAATAGCAAATCAATAATTAAATGTATTTTACTAAcaaattaattttttttatttctccactTTTGTACACACGTTAATCTCGAGTCCACTTGGTATTCTGACAGCCCAACACAGGGCCGTCCCCAGACCCCATTACATCAGCATATAATATCAGGCCTGCACACAGGCACCACAATCAGAAAGCAAATTGATCTAATTTTGAAGCAGATGTATtgcgtgtcaccaaacaacttcggaggacttggtgaacctttttctcgACGTTCTGATGACTAGGATGAATAACTACAAAGCAAATTGATCTAATTTTAAAGCAGATGTATTGTGTGTCACcaaaacaacttcggaggacttggtgaaccttttcctCGACATTCTGATGACTAGGACGAATAACTACAAAGCAAATTGATCTAATTTTAAAGCAGATGTattgtgtgtcaccaaacaacttcggaggacttggtgaacctttttctcgACGTTCTGATGACTAGGACGAATAACCAGAAAGCAAATTGATCTAATTTTGAAGCAGATGTATtgcgtgtcaccaaacaacttcggagaacttggtgaacctttttctcgACGTTGACTTGGACGAATAACCAGAAAGAAAATTGATCTAATTTTAAAGCAGATGTATtgcgtgtcaccaaacaacttcggaggacttggtgaaccttttcctCGACATTCTGATGACTAGGATGAATAACTACAAAGCAAATTGATCTAATTTTAAAGCAGATGTATTGTGTGTCACcaaaacaacttcggaggacttggtgaacctttttctcgACGTTCTGATGACTTGGACGAATAACCAGAAAGCAAATTGATCTAATTTTGAAGCAGATGTATtgcgtgtcaccaaacaacttcggaggacttggtgaacctttttctcgACGTTCTGATGACTTGGACGAATAACCAGAAAGCAAATTGATCTAATTTTGAAGCAGATGTATtgcgtgtcaccaaacaacttcggaggacttggtgaactttTTCCTCGACATTCTGATGACTAGGACGAATAACCAGAAAGCAAATTAATCTAATTTTGAAGCAGATGTATtgcgtgtcaccaaacaacttcggaggacttggtgaaccttttcctCGACATTCTGATGACTAGGACGAATAACTACAAAGCAAATTGATCTAATTTTAAAGCAGATGTattgtgtgtcaccaaacaacttcggaggacttggtgaacctttttctcgACGTTCTGATGACTAGGACGAATAACCAGAAAGCAAATTGATCTAATTTTGAAGCAGATGTATtgcgtgtcaccaaacaacttcggagaacttggtgaacctttttctcgACGTTGACTTGGACGAATAACCAGAAAGAAAATTGATCTAATTTTGAAGCAGATGTATtgcgtgtcaccaaacaacttcggaggacttggtgaaccttttcctCGACATTCTGATGACTAGGATGAATAACTACAAAGCAAATTGATCTAATTTCAAAGCAGATGTATTGTGTGTCACcaaaacaacttcggaggacttggtgaacctttttctcgACGTTCTGATGACTTGGACGAATAACCAGAAAGCAAATTGATCTAATTTTGAAGCAGATGTATtgcgtgtcaccaaacaacttcggaggacttggtgaacctgtaCTGATTGTGTGTCACTaaacaactttagaggacttggtaAAGTTTTAGGTAAAAGCTACCGCtaccattttcaaaaaataatttcttgcatCACTTCGTAAATTAAGAGGACAAGGTGATTATTTTGTTCTCCTGTTGCTTTAAGCGTCCCTAGCGATACGTTAAATAGGTTATTCACTTGGGTTAATTCGGATGTGTTGCAGTTTCTGGCGACATTAtcgtcacccccccccccccccccctccccctatccAAACTCTTTATTTATTGAATACTCAAACATAATTAACATGCATGTAACGATTTCATGGTATGACGATTGTTTATCAGCTGGTTTAGTCTCCGGTGCTAACTGTGATGGTTGGCAGGAACAGCTGAAATGAATTTAAAAACGGTTTATTCCTTGActatttatgcaaacttatcaTGGAAATGGAGGTGAATctgctctacctgttactggtcagagattacatgaataATGGGAAATACACTCAGGAGGAACAGATGAAGCAGAAATTCTTAATGCTTGTTACGCCTTTTTCAAATTTAAGTctataaattacaaattacaaatttgcTCATGTTTGTGTTATATTGATCAAATTTGTATCTATCTATGTATATAAAGAAAAATGGaatagtgtttgtatgtcacgatttACCGGGAGAACGAATCATCAGGTTTACATTCTTTCATCGTTGCATTCGTTCAGGGTTCCAACGTGTTCGTATGAATAAATAATTGTCTAgtcgtctagtctagtctacagtGTTCGAATGAATAAATAGTTGTGAAACTAAACCGTGAAAGTAACGAAAACAGAAAAATTTGATATTCCATTTTGCGGGCCATTTTCCTTCAGATCTGcatgtcaaaaacgcagtaggtagACAATACGACGTTTGCCTCGAGAGTTAGTTATAACTAATTTAAAGGATCTTGGACGAACTTATTAGAGAGACAAAAGGTTCGATTTTGGATCTTTGATTTGGACATTTAGGTGCAACAGTAAATGAGTTCCTGATGAAGTTGTCAATATGTATCACAATGACCGAAAGGTTGGCTAAGAAAAATCTATTCAGAGGTTGCCAACTTAGAGGCGGAAACAacactttcttcttctttttttctggccaactagcataGTTCGACGACAGTTGTGTTTTTACGTCGCGTCGGTTGGGTCAAGGAGCTAAGCCCTAAACTTCGACACCCAGGGAGACAACCACCACACCACACCTTGGGCCTTACATATCAAACCCATCagcacatgggccgggacctaccgCTTTACTTCCTACCCGATGGAAAGtgcgatcagatatttttgtctcagaaataccgatgGCGCCGACTAGGGTTGAACCTAGGCCGACTAGAGTGAGAAAACAGCACATAAATTAATGTGATAGAAGCAAAGCCATTCACCTGTGTCTATGCGGTCACTTCTTcttggggaagattcaaatattacgtccatcgtttttcggtatttctagaccccccctcccccctctgtcacgcaatttacctatacccaatacacgtactgtcacacttttcaagaccccccccccctccccaaatgttggacgtaatttttgaacgttcccttgacCGAGAATGTTTTCAGCTACCTCGATCTCACCCCATTTAATATACAGCCTAGTTTTCCCTCGATTAAATGGGATAATCTGTAGGATCGG contains:
- the LOC109404776 gene encoding uncharacterized protein K02A2.6-like isoform X1, which gives rise to MTKIEDKLNSLLASDIIEPVVGGCPWVSPLVTVVKDNGDLRLCVDMRRANAAIVRERHIMPTIEDFLPRFTSAKWFSRLDVKEAFHQVELDSESRYITTFITHMGLFRYKRLMYGIACAPELFQRILEQILSPHSKNVVSFIDDVLIFARTEQEHDEVLKAVLSTLSAYGILLNQSKCVFKVLELDFLGHVISPDGIRPSHSKVESLLKFRAPATSEEVRSFLGLVTYIGRFLPDLATITAPLRELTHSGVRFTWGEEQQASFERLKQLIGNVQNLRFFDNKLRTRVVADASPVALGAVLLQFDGPTDDDPRPIAYASKSLTTTEKRYCQTEKEALALVWAVERFSVYLLGRTFELETDHKPLEAIFKPTSRPCSRIERWVLRLQSFSFVVKYRSGTGNVADPLSRLVEAQQPEEFDAESKFMVLAVLESAAVDVQQLEEMSNTDATLEVVKQCLRTGNWEAQEAKAFSPFKNELGFVGDLLVRGNKLIAPDCLRSRMLDLAHEGHPGESVMKRRLRDRVWWPGMDRDTEKRVRTCEGCRLVSMPNKPEPMSRREMPAKPWIELAIDFLGPLPCGTYLLVIIDYFSRYKEVELMSRITAKETVERLDRIFSRLGYPQTITLDNAKQFVGTELEEYSTMKGITLRHSTPYWPQENGLVERQNRSLLKRLQISHALGRDWRRDLREYLMMY
- the LOC109404776 gene encoding uncharacterized protein LOC109404776 isoform X2, with the translated sequence MARKISLTLPPPINPYVINGQPPTGETDRTRIKNIFLAKAGLDLQEVFVSIPGADVQEDEEKTIDPFAVAISKLDDYFSPKQHETFERNIFWTLKPEVDESLGKFMLRCQDQAAKCNFGNNAEESRAISVVDKIILYAPSDLKEQLLQKTVSKLDDVTNIVSSYESVKSQAQSISLPGASSGDSVPSSSWNVNKIKQLPSKECTRCGRSGHSANDSICPARSKECIKCKRIGHFAAQCRLLPTLKRKQFTKQESRWPAKRFKPHQVNEIETKDDKEDKTFLFSISDGGEAIRIKLGGVVLQVLVDSGCKKNIVDERSWSYIKANGAKIWNQTKNCEEVFLPYGENAKPLTLLGKLDTTVSIEDGGEIIERTATFYVVKGGQQCLLGRITATSLGVLFVGLPSTHGVNAINSTGIQPFPKIKGIQVSD